In Necator americanus strain Aroian chromosome IV, whole genome shotgun sequence, the following proteins share a genomic window:
- a CDS encoding hypothetical protein (NECATOR_CHRIV.G14726.T1) — MPEDEEFIPEASVVFVSSAPLSSPKPKFSKPGLAKQLEFNSSVVNAAVHTRSPELKTTELNPNVLVGPKPTDTPKSI, encoded by the coding sequence atGCCCGAAGATGAAGAGTTTATTCCCGAAGCATCTGTGGTGTTCGTCTCTTCGGCTCCATTATCATCCCCGAAGCCGAAATTCTCCAAACCTGGCCTTGCCAAGCAACTCGAATTCAATTCAAGCGTCGTTAACGCGGCAGTCCACACGCGTTCACCGGAATTAAAAACCACAGAATTGAACCCGAACGTGTTGGTGGGTCCCAAACCTACTGACACGCCAAAGTCTATTTAA
- a CDS encoding hypothetical protein (NECATOR_CHRIV.G14723.T1) yields the protein MTPQELCTQRSGDSVSAEKSPDACKTDDRKTPWRSVYVAALCSFIQSLQYGLFFSSLWPYLKSLDSTVNEAFFGYVVAVYSLGQCLASPIFGYWSNRIKQIRSPTIFGLNMMLLGNLIYLVMDILPSGYRYAMAVSRMLIGIGSSNGVLLRAYASTASISPDRSRAIGCVAAGIAVGLVIGPGLQALFTPLGTEGVHVLLGWSLTMYKAPALLAAIVNVCGILLMFFAFDEQYAGLKEDDESAPLPPADLIAVAICVVTRFTQLSASANIETLGSAYSMLMFDLSAPEAVSVNSISQAVQGIAAAVILLPFLFSDIGKRLRQRTVNIACILGFLAFQLITYPWDFGGPHVTAHRENSPAGGCDANRFSWCSTMPRINIWLYYSSLCLIFEATFAFSNVVLPTLYSKIIGPRRQGTMQGIFQMSGSVARMTIPILLNFVYTYSGPKGVWQVEITLLSLTLVLWFMFLPRLVPLEKLSRPEKVVIPKEIA from the exons ATGACGCCACAAGAGCTGTGCACACAACGTTCTGGCGATTCTGTTAGTGCGGAGAAGTCGCCGGACGCATGCAAAACTGATGACCGAAA AACCCCTTGGCGATCAGTCTACGTTGCGGCGCTTTGTTCTTTCATTCAGTCGCTACAGTATGGCTTGTTCTTCTCATCACTGTGGCCATACTTGAAGAGT TTAGATTCTACTGTGAACGAGGCATTTTTCGGATACGTGGTTGCAGTGTACAGCCTAGGCCAATGCTTGGCTTCACCAATATTTGGTTACTGGAGTAATCGCATCAAACAG ATACGCTCGCCTACAATATTCGGACTGAATATGATGCTACTTGGTAATCTGATCTACTTGGTTATGGACATTCTTCCATCCGGTTATCGATACGCAATGGCTGTTTCCAGAATGTTGATTGGGATCGGATCGA GTAACGGCGTACTGCTACGAGCATATGCATCTACAGCATCGATATCACCTGATCGATCTCGGGCTATCGGATGTGTGGCTGCTGGAATAGCTGTAGGTCTAGTTATTGGTCCAG GATTGCAAGCGTTATTCACCCCTCTGGGTACTGAGGGAGTTCATGTACTGCTTGGTTGGTCGTTGACAATGTACAAAGCACCTGCGCTATTAGCAGCAATTGTCAACGtttgcggtattttgctgatGTTCTTTGCATTTGACGAACAGTACGCCGGGCTCAAAGAAGACGATGAA TCAGCTCCACTTCCACCTGCAGATCTCATTGCAGTGGCTATCTGTGTCGTCACTCGTTTTACACAGCTGTCTGCGTCAGCGAACATCGAAAC gTTAGGGTCTGCCTACTCGATGTTGATGTTTGATCTATCAGCGCCAGAAGCAGTCAGTGTCAACTCCATATCCCAAGCGGTACAAGGCATAGCAGCTGCTGTCATACTTCtgccatttcttttttcagacatCGGCAAGCG TTTGAGGCAACGTACCGTGAACATAGCATGCATTCTCGGCTTTCTTGCATTCCAGTTAATTACTTATCCATGGGATTTTGGGGGTCCTCACGTAACAGCACACCGAgaaa ACTCACCTGCCGGTGGTTGTGATGCAAATCGCTTCTCATGGTGTTCAACTATGCCTAGGATTAACATATGGTTATATTATAGCTCACTCTGTTTGATATTCGAAGCAACTTTTGCGTTCAGCAACGTCGTTTTACCGACGCTTTACTCGAAAATAATAGGGCCCCGGAGACAG GGTACTATGCAGGGCATTTTCCAAATGTCTGGTTCTGTGGCACGTATGACAATACCTATACTTttgaa CTTTGTATACACGTACTCAGGACCGAAAGGAGTATGGCAGGTGGAGATTACACTTCTTTCGCTGACACTTGTCTTGTGGTTTATGTTTCTGCCTCGATTAGTTCCGTTAGAGAAACTGTCACGTCCTGAGAAAGTCGTTATACCGAAGGAAATTGCTTGA
- a CDS encoding hypothetical protein (NECATOR_CHRIV.G14724.T1), which yields MKYFILVLVIAACFAFDKESMLKHNKIGKEPVGTFEVTSTCDECKSLVHRFNEAAKDPKKLAELKMLLNVLCHETSYVDECRVFVSKLDVIVKKLEPYLKDEERVCKKFHMCSNSRLEAFHRIGLLYAKRGMNKVEGLKDLVCDECQFAAKELKELVEDKERQQAIRDFFSQNICKHMSRYQGMCDMLVEQFLPEMFQELDSLLQDPKKACADIGFCPRVGAPRKLTRPYAKTSLHPAHAFFGAAKTIETPAGSILMSCLECKVAAEGAITGLVEDRFKISASIQQFACHELLPSNFTASCDDFVSLYLPTVLYMTFEQPTPEGLCEMTKSCDSASLSRMSKLSKTQIRNLSCKSCAGLQKYFKNMLDQPVTSRFQLYAIRELKRSVCDYLGDFAITCDRFIDHIVPRLFVQFSEINKTVDICSKIHPGC from the exons ATGAAGTATTTCATTTTGGTCTTGGTTATCGCCGCCTGCTTTGCATTCGACAAAGAGTCGATGCTAAAGCATAATAAAATCGGCAAAGAACCAGTTGGAACGTTTGAAGTTACTTCAACATGTGACGAATGCAAGTCG CTAGTGCATCGATTCAATGAAGCCGCTAAGGATCCTAAAAAGTTGGCCGAGCTGAAGATGTTGTTAAATGTTTTATGTCACGAGACTTCATATGTTGACGAGTGCAGAGTGTTTGTGTCGAAATTGGACGTCATTGTCAAGAAGCTTGAGCCTTACTTG AAGGATGAGGAGCGCGTCTGCAAAAAGTTCCACATGTGCTCCAACTCTCGTTTGGAGGCCTTCCATCGAATCGGACTGCTGTACGCTAAGAGAGGAATGAACAAGGTCGAGGGATTG AAGGACTTGGTCTGCGATGAGTGCCAGTTTGCTGCCAAAGAACTGAAGGAACTTGTTGAGGACAAGGAAAGACAGCAAGCAATTCGTGACTTCTTTTCGCAAAACATCTGCAAACACATGTCTCGTTATCAGGGGATG TGCGACATGCTCGTCGAGCAATTCCTTCCGGAAATGTTCCAAGAGCTTGACTCGCTGTTACAGGATCCCAAGAAG GCCTGTGCTGATATCGGTTTCTGCCCACGTGTCGGAGCTCCACGCAAATTG ACTCGACCCTATGCTAAGACATCGCTCCATCCTGCCCATGCCTTCTTTGGAGCTGCTAAGACGATTGAAACCCCTGCTGGGAGTATTTTGATGAGTTGCTTGGAATGCAAAGTGGCTGCCGAAGGAGCCATCACTGGACTTGTTGAAGATAGG TTCAAAATCTCTGCCAGTATCCAACAATTCGCATGCCACGAACTCCTTCCGTCTAACTTCACTGCAAGTTGTGATGATTTCGTCTCGCTGTATCTCCCTACAGTACTCTACATGACTTTTGAACAACCTACACCTGAAGGACTGTGTGAAATGACTAAGTCATGTGACTCGGCTTCCC TATCCCGCATGTCTAAGCTGTCCAAGACACAGATACGTAACCTGAGTTGCAAATCGTGCGCTGGtcttcagaaatatttcaag AATATGCTCGACCAACCAGTGACATCCAGATTCCAACTCTATGCGATCCGTGAGCTGAAGAGATCCGTTTGCGACTATCTCGGCGACTTTGCAATTACT TGCGATCGCTTCATTGACCACATCGTCCCTAGACTGTTTGTCCAATTCTCCGAAATCAATAAGACGGTTGATATCTGCTCGAAG ATACACCCTGGATGTTAG
- a CDS encoding hypothetical protein (NECATOR_CHRIV.G14723.T2), whose product MTPQELCTQRSGDSVSAEKSPDACKTDDRKTPWRSVYVAALCSFIQSLQYGLFFSSLWPYLKSLDSTVNEAFFGYVVAVYSLGQCLASPIFGYWSNRIKQIRSPTIFGLNMMLLGNLIYLVMDILPSGYRYAMAVSRMLIGIGSSNGVLLRAYASTASISPDRSRAIGCVAAGIAVGLVIGPGLQALFTPLGTEGVHVLLGWSLTMYKAPALLAAIVNVCGILLMFFAFDEQYAGLKEDDESAPLPPADLIAVAICVVTRFTQLSASANIETLGSAYSMLMFDLSAPEAVSVNSISQAVQGIAAAVILLPFLFSDIGKRLRQRTVNIACILGFLAFQLITYPWDFGGPHVTAHRENSPAGGCDANRFSWCSTMPRINICNVVLPTLYSKIIGPRRQGTMQGIFQMSGSVARMTIPILLNFVYTYSGPKGVWQVEITLLSLTLVLWFMFLPRLVPLEKLSRPEKVVIPKEIA is encoded by the exons ATGACGCCACAAGAGCTGTGCACACAACGTTCTGGCGATTCTGTTAGTGCGGAGAAGTCGCCGGACGCATGCAAAACTGATGACCGAAA AACCCCTTGGCGATCAGTCTACGTTGCGGCGCTTTGTTCTTTCATTCAGTCGCTACAGTATGGCTTGTTCTTCTCATCACTGTGGCCATACTTGAAGAGT TTAGATTCTACTGTGAACGAGGCATTTTTCGGATACGTGGTTGCAGTGTACAGCCTAGGCCAATGCTTGGCTTCACCAATATTTGGTTACTGGAGTAATCGCATCAAACAG ATACGCTCGCCTACAATATTCGGACTGAATATGATGCTACTTGGTAATCTGATCTACTTGGTTATGGACATTCTTCCATCCGGTTATCGATACGCAATGGCTGTTTCCAGAATGTTGATTGGGATCGGATCGA GTAACGGCGTACTGCTACGAGCATATGCATCTACAGCATCGATATCACCTGATCGATCTCGGGCTATCGGATGTGTGGCTGCTGGAATAGCTGTAGGTCTAGTTATTGGTCCAG GATTGCAAGCGTTATTCACCCCTCTGGGTACTGAGGGAGTTCATGTACTGCTTGGTTGGTCGTTGACAATGTACAAAGCACCTGCGCTATTAGCAGCAATTGTCAACGtttgcggtattttgctgatGTTCTTTGCATTTGACGAACAGTACGCCGGGCTCAAAGAAGACGATGAA TCAGCTCCACTTCCACCTGCAGATCTCATTGCAGTGGCTATCTGTGTCGTCACTCGTTTTACACAGCTGTCTGCGTCAGCGAACATCGAAAC gTTAGGGTCTGCCTACTCGATGTTGATGTTTGATCTATCAGCGCCAGAAGCAGTCAGTGTCAACTCCATATCCCAAGCGGTACAAGGCATAGCAGCTGCTGTCATACTTCtgccatttcttttttcagacatCGGCAAGCG TTTGAGGCAACGTACCGTGAACATAGCATGCATTCTCGGCTTTCTTGCATTCCAGTTAATTACTTATCCATGGGATTTTGGGGGTCCTCACGTAACAGCACACCGAgaaa ACTCACCTGCCGGTGGTTGTGATGCAAATCGCTTCTCATGGTGTTCAACTATGCCTAGGATTAACATATG CAACGTCGTTTTACCGACGCTTTACTCGAAAATAATAGGGCCCCGGAGACAG GGTACTATGCAGGGCATTTTCCAAATGTCTGGTTCTGTGGCACGTATGACAATACCTATACTTttgaa CTTTGTATACACGTACTCAGGACCGAAAGGAGTATGGCAGGTGGAGATTACACTTCTTTCGCTGACACTTGTCTTGTGGTTTATGTTTCTGCCTCGATTAGTTCCGTTAGAGAAACTGTCACGTCCTGAGAAAGTCGTTATACCGAAGGAAATTGCTTGA
- a CDS encoding hypothetical protein (NECATOR_CHRIV.G14724.T2) — protein MASKSQHPELPYTWRPSARGLRQPNDSCAGHKTVRLQADIIIHRLRTLSNLLEGTNSSPNQSISSLNVARVSLIPYLRITKVLLVQCVCGHTPTMKYFILVLVIAACFAFDKESMLKHNKIGKEPVGTFEVTSTCDECKSLVHRFNEAAKDPKKLAELKMLLNVLCHETSYVDECRVFVSKLDVIVKKLEPYLKDEERVCKKFHMCSNSRLEAFHRIGLLYAKRGMNKVEGLKDLVCDECQFAAKELKELVEDKERQQAIRDFFSQNICKHMSRYQGMCDMLVEQFLPEMFQELDSLLQDPKKACADIGFCPRVGAPRKLTRPYAKTSLHPAHAFFGAAKTIETPAGSILMSCLECKVAAEGAITGLVEDRFKISASIQQFACHELLPSNFTASCDDFVSLYLPTVLYMTFEQPTPEGLCEMTKSCDSASLSRMSKLSKTQIRNLSCKSCAGLQKYFKNMLDQPVTSRFQLYAIRELKRSVCDYLGDFAITCDRFIDHIVPRLFVQFSEINKTVDICSKIHPGC, from the exons ATGGCATCAAAATCCCAACACCCGGAGTTACCATACACCTGGAGGCCGTCAGCTCGGGGCCTTCGCCAGCCAAACGACAGCTGTGCTGGTCACAAGACCGTTCGTTTGCAGGCCGACATCATTATCCATCGATTGCGCACCCTCTCGAATCTTCTGGAAG GAACAAATAGCAGTCCGAACCAAAGCATTTCATCGTTAAATGTCGCACGCGTCAGCCTAATCCC GTACTTACGGATAACCAAAGTCTTGCTAGTACAATGCGTTTGTGGTCACACACCTAC AATGAAGTATTTCATTTTGGTCTTGGTTATCGCCGCCTGCTTTGCATTCGACAAAGAGTCGATGCTAAAGCATAATAAAATCGGCAAAGAACCAGTTGGAACGTTTGAAGTTACTTCAACATGTGACGAATGCAAGTCG CTAGTGCATCGATTCAATGAAGCCGCTAAGGATCCTAAAAAGTTGGCCGAGCTGAAGATGTTGTTAAATGTTTTATGTCACGAGACTTCATATGTTGACGAGTGCAGAGTGTTTGTGTCGAAATTGGACGTCATTGTCAAGAAGCTTGAGCCTTACTTG AAGGATGAGGAGCGCGTCTGCAAAAAGTTCCACATGTGCTCCAACTCTCGTTTGGAGGCCTTCCATCGAATCGGACTGCTGTACGCTAAGAGAGGAATGAACAAGGTCGAGGGATTG AAGGACTTGGTCTGCGATGAGTGCCAGTTTGCTGCCAAAGAACTGAAGGAACTTGTTGAGGACAAGGAAAGACAGCAAGCAATTCGTGACTTCTTTTCGCAAAACATCTGCAAACACATGTCTCGTTATCAGGGGATG TGCGACATGCTCGTCGAGCAATTCCTTCCGGAAATGTTCCAAGAGCTTGACTCGCTGTTACAGGATCCCAAGAAG GCCTGTGCTGATATCGGTTTCTGCCCACGTGTCGGAGCTCCACGCAAATTG ACTCGACCCTATGCTAAGACATCGCTCCATCCTGCCCATGCCTTCTTTGGAGCTGCTAAGACGATTGAAACCCCTGCTGGGAGTATTTTGATGAGTTGCTTGGAATGCAAAGTGGCTGCCGAAGGAGCCATCACTGGACTTGTTGAAGATAGG TTCAAAATCTCTGCCAGTATCCAACAATTCGCATGCCACGAACTCCTTCCGTCTAACTTCACTGCAAGTTGTGATGATTTCGTCTCGCTGTATCTCCCTACAGTACTCTACATGACTTTTGAACAACCTACACCTGAAGGACTGTGTGAAATGACTAAGTCATGTGACTCGGCTTCCC TATCCCGCATGTCTAAGCTGTCCAAGACACAGATACGTAACCTGAGTTGCAAATCGTGCGCTGGtcttcagaaatatttcaag AATATGCTCGACCAACCAGTGACATCCAGATTCCAACTCTATGCGATCCGTGAGCTGAAGAGATCCGTTTGCGACTATCTCGGCGACTTTGCAATTACT TGCGATCGCTTCATTGACCACATCGTCCCTAGACTGTTTGTCCAATTCTCCGAAATCAATAAGACGGTTGATATCTGCTCGAAG ATACACCCTGGATGTTAG
- a CDS encoding hypothetical protein (NECATOR_CHRIV.G14725.T1) yields MANKFVHENIDDYVKLDKIGEGTYGVVYKAEHKETHQLVAIKKIRLEFEDEGIPATALREISMLRELDHPNIVKLIRVSIQESRLYLIFEFVMMDLRKFLDLLPDEGYVPPLTVQRIAFQTCQAICFMHQRRIVHRDLKPQNLLVDENGIIKVADFGLSRSVNVPIRVYTHEVVTLWYRAPEVLLGANRYAAAIDVWAIGCILSEVVQKTPLFRGDSEIDQLFRIFRLLGTPTEKQWQGVTALPQFKSRFPKWKASRIEEQLRPHADNRLINLIEAMLRYDPAQRISMRSALYHPYFYDVDTSTVPAGNYRGELIIS; encoded by the exons ATGGCCAACAAGTTCGTTCATGAGAATATCGACGACTACGTCAAACTGGACAAAATCGGCGAAG GAACCTATGGAGTTGTATACAAAGCGGAACACAAAGAAACTCATCAGCTAGTGGCAATCAAGAAAATTCGTTTGGAATTTGAGGACGAA GGTATTCCTGCAACTGCGCTCAGGGAAATTTCTATGCTTCGTGAACTCGATCACCCAAATATCGTCAAACTAATTCGAGTCAGTATTCAG GAAAGTCGCCTCTatctcatttttgaatttgtcaTGATGgatcttcgaaaatttcttgacCTTCTTCCGGACGAAGGCTATGTACCACCTCTTACAGTACAGCGTATTGCTTTTCAA ACTTGTCAAGCGATCTGCTTCATGCATCAGCGCCGTATCGTCCATCGGGACTTGAAACCGCAAAATCTTCTCGTCGATGAGAACGGTATCATTAAAGTTGCTGATTTTGGACTGTCCCGGTCGGTAAACGTACCAATTCGGGTTTATACTCATGAG GTGGTTACCCTTTGGTACCGAGCCCCAGAAGTCCTCCTTGGAGCGAACCGTTACGCTGCAGCTATAGACGTTTGGGCAATTGGTTGTATTCTTTCGGAAGTCGTTCAGAAAACACCGCTATTCAGAGGCGATTCGGAAATTGACcaactttttcgaatttttag GCTTCTCGGTACGCCAACCGAAAAACAATGGCAAGGAGTTACGGCGTTGCCGCAATTCAAATCAAGATTCCCTAAATGGAAGGCGAGTCGGATTGAAGAACAACTACGACCACATGCGGACAACCGACTGATCAATCTGATCGAA GCGATGCTTCGGTACGATCCAGCGCAACGTATTTCGATGAGAAGTGCATTATATCATCCATATTTCTACGAT GTAGACACCAGTACTGTGCCTGCGGGCAACTACCGTGGAGAACTAATTATTAgttga